A region from the Pithys albifrons albifrons isolate INPA30051 chromosome Z, PitAlb_v1, whole genome shotgun sequence genome encodes:
- the NREP gene encoding neuronal regeneration-related protein, producing the protein MVYQPRLMTWVSQKTFPTSRGDGGFPKGNLPISKEVNRKKSEAGGECLVPADGYGHHFTKINYLYSY; encoded by the exons GTTTATCAACCAAGGTTAATGACTTGGGTAAGCCAGAAAACCTTTCCAACCAGCCGAGGGGATGGGGGATTTCCAAAG GGAAATCTCCCCATCTCGAAGGAAGTAAATCGCAAGAAAAGTGAGGCAGGAGGGGAGTGCCTGGTTCCAGCAGATGGCTATGGACACCATTTCACCAAAATCAATTACCTCTATtcttattaa